One Chryseobacterium indoltheticum DNA segment encodes these proteins:
- the ahcY gene encoding adenosylhomocysteinase → MSTTTQYVPYKVKDISLAEWGRKEITLAEAEMPGLMSIREEYGPSQPLKGARIAGCLHMTIQTAVLIETLVALGAEVTWSSCNIFSTQDHAAAAIAAAGIPVYAWKGLNEEEFDWCIEQTLFFGEDRKPLNMILDDGGDLTNMVFDKYPEFTKDIKGLSEETTTGVHRLYERMKNGTLVMPAINVNDSVTKSKFDNKYGCKESAVDAVRRATDLMLAGKRVVVCGYGDVGKGTAASFRGAGSIVTVTEIDPICALQAAMDGYEVKRLDTVVDNADIVITTTGNFNIVRKEHFLKLKDKAIVCNIGHFDNEIDMAWLNENYGHTKSEVKPQVDIYTIEGKEVIILAEGRLVNLGCATGHPSFVMSNSFSNQTLAQIELWTNSEAYGNEVYMLPKHLDEKVAALHLKKLSVELETLSTEQAEYIGVDVKGPFKPEYYRY, encoded by the coding sequence ATGAGTACTACAACACAATACGTTCCTTATAAAGTTAAGGATATTTCTCTTGCAGAATGGGGAAGAAAAGAAATCACCCTTGCAGAAGCAGAAATGCCGGGTTTAATGTCTATTCGTGAAGAATACGGACCATCTCAACCGTTGAAAGGAGCTAGAATCGCAGGATGTCTTCACATGACGATACAAACTGCAGTTTTGATCGAAACTTTGGTTGCTTTAGGAGCTGAGGTTACTTGGTCTTCTTGTAATATTTTTTCTACTCAGGATCACGCTGCTGCTGCTATTGCTGCTGCAGGAATTCCTGTTTACGCTTGGAAAGGCTTAAACGAAGAAGAATTTGACTGGTGTATCGAGCAAACTTTATTCTTCGGTGAAGACAGAAAACCATTAAACATGATTTTGGATGATGGTGGAGATTTAACAAACATGGTTTTTGATAAATACCCTGAATTCACAAAAGATATCAAAGGACTTTCTGAGGAAACTACAACCGGAGTTCACAGATTGTACGAAAGAATGAAAAACGGAACTTTGGTAATGCCTGCAATCAACGTAAACGATTCAGTTACCAAGTCTAAATTCGATAACAAATACGGATGTAAAGAATCTGCAGTAGATGCTGTAAGAAGAGCGACAGACCTTATGTTGGCAGGAAAAAGAGTGGTAGTTTGCGGGTACGGAGACGTAGGTAAAGGTACTGCAGCTTCTTTCAGAGGAGCAGGTTCTATCGTTACTGTTACTGAGATCGACCCAATCTGTGCGCTTCAGGCTGCAATGGACGGTTACGAAGTAAAAAGATTAGACACTGTTGTGGATAACGCAGATATCGTAATCACGACTACAGGTAACTTTAACATCGTAAGAAAAGAACATTTCTTAAAATTAAAAGATAAAGCGATCGTTTGTAACATCGGTCATTTCGATAACGAAATCGATATGGCTTGGCTAAACGAAAATTACGGTCACACAAAATCTGAAGTAAAACCTCAGGTTGACATCTATACAATCGAAGGCAAAGAAGTAATTATTCTTGCTGAAGGTAGATTGGTAAACCTTGGTTGCGCAACAGGTCACCCGAGTTTTGTAATGTCTAACTCTTTCTCTAACCAGACTTTGGCTCAGATCGAACTTTGGACTAATTCTGAAGCTTACGGAAATGAAGTATATATGCTTCCTAAGCATTTGGATGAGAAAGTAGCGGCTCTTCACCTTAAAAAATTAAGCGTTGAGCTGGAAACTCTTTCTACTGAACAAGCTGAATACATCGGTGTAGATGTGAAAGGACCATTCAAACCTGAGTATTACAGATACTAA
- the porV gene encoding type IX secretion system outer membrane channel protein PorV — MNLTTKLLLGIGLSAGFLSYAQDLSQVRPVLTGAPFLRIAPDARSGGMGDQGVATSPDAFSQFWNAAKYPFSRTSSSVGLNYTPYMGKLTNDVFLLYGAFHKFLGQEERSTISASIYYFNMGEVELTELGVDNTVTSNGVSKPNEMSIDVAYGLKLSDSYSMAVTGRFIRSDLSGGFNTDTTLKPANTFAVDVSGYYTSPRFSSFGNYEGKVNAGFAVTNLGPKLDYTGDEASRSYLPTMARLGVGYDMYLDEMNRVGISVEGSKILVPGSEFVGTDPNTRQPIYQVPNVGVMAGIGKSFKNTNSIMYSGALEYSYDNAFAVRGGYFHESEEQGARQFATAGIGLKYRSFGLDVSYLINMSKINTALDNTIRFGLTWNIGDETSNVDY, encoded by the coding sequence ATGAATTTAACTACTAAACTGCTTTTAGGGATTGGTTTGAGTGCTGGTTTTTTAAGCTACGCACAAGATTTGAGTCAGGTAAGACCTGTATTAACCGGAGCTCCATTTCTTAGAATTGCACCAGATGCACGATCAGGAGGTATGGGAGATCAGGGCGTGGCAACTTCACCTGATGCATTCTCACAATTCTGGAATGCGGCAAAATATCCTTTTAGCAGAACAAGTTCTTCTGTAGGTTTGAACTACACACCATATATGGGAAAATTAACCAATGATGTGTTTTTATTGTACGGTGCTTTCCACAAATTTTTAGGTCAGGAAGAAAGATCTACTATTTCTGCAAGTATCTATTACTTCAATATGGGGGAAGTAGAACTTACCGAGCTTGGTGTAGATAATACAGTAACATCTAATGGAGTTTCAAAACCAAACGAAATGTCAATTGACGTTGCCTATGGTTTGAAATTATCAGATTCTTACTCAATGGCAGTTACAGGTAGATTCATTCGTTCAGACTTATCTGGAGGTTTCAACACCGACACTACGCTGAAACCCGCAAATACATTTGCTGTAGACGTTTCAGGTTACTATACATCTCCGAGATTCTCTAGCTTTGGAAATTACGAAGGTAAAGTGAATGCAGGTTTTGCAGTAACAAACTTAGGTCCGAAATTAGACTATACAGGTGATGAGGCTTCAAGATCTTATCTTCCGACGATGGCTAGATTAGGTGTTGGTTACGATATGTATCTTGACGAAATGAACAGAGTAGGTATTTCTGTGGAAGGATCTAAAATATTGGTTCCGGGATCAGAGTTTGTAGGTACAGACCCTAATACAAGACAGCCAATTTATCAGGTACCCAACGTTGGTGTAATGGCAGGTATCGGAAAATCTTTCAAAAATACCAATTCAATCATGTATAGTGGTGCATTAGAATATTCTTATGACAATGCATTTGCTGTAAGAGGAGGTTATTTCCACGAAAGTGAAGAGCAGGGAGCAAGACAGTTTGCAACTGCAGGTATTGGTTTAAAGTACCGTTCTTTCGGTCTTGATGTATCTTATTTGATCAATATGTCTAAAATTAATACAGCATTAGACAACACGATTCGTTTCGGTTTAACTTGGAACATCGGTGATGAAACTTCAAATGTAGATTATTAA
- a CDS encoding BspA family leucine-rich repeat surface protein, with amino-acid sequence MFKKLLPFILLLTFHFLQSQNEFITIWKPPTAPNMDFTVVAPYQVGANQIWFPGVGQNYTISWEEVGYPQHNGTMPNVTSTTQILIDFGTALNPLPNDVKYRVKVSNGNGSFNQIKFGLMYPSTASYQFPMFQNLGSIERILEVEQWGNIQWTSMYSAFANCEHLKITATDLPNFNNVTDVSYMFYKIPNLVAHASMGNWNMSTIKNFQAMFGGSSGDLITDTFNAPIYSWNISSAENLSHMFEGRFAFNQNINNWNTTNVKNMSYMFAGCEAFNQPLNNWNTSNVTNMSNMFQSSNFNQPINSWNTSKVTDISGMFHDADYFNQPLVSWNTNKLENMNSAFVGADSFDQSLGSWDLSSLTNATLAISGTAMSCINYSNTLTGWALNPNTANNISLGPLLMLSYSPDVITDRNTLISKGWQIFGDTLGTCVTKEGLGTSETVSLKSSVYPNPAHHIIYLKNMSAATNFIITDLSSRIMMKDIVKEDFINIQNLTSGTYILQIITKEKTESFKFIKK; translated from the coding sequence ATGTTTAAAAAACTTTTACCATTTATTTTATTACTCACTTTTCATTTCCTGCAATCGCAGAACGAATTTATTACCATTTGGAAACCTCCTACCGCGCCTAATATGGATTTCACCGTTGTAGCACCCTACCAGGTTGGAGCCAATCAGATATGGTTTCCCGGCGTAGGACAAAATTATACGATCAGTTGGGAAGAAGTAGGTTACCCGCAACACAACGGTACAATGCCTAATGTAACTTCTACTACTCAGATTTTAATTGACTTCGGAACAGCTTTAAATCCTTTACCGAATGATGTAAAATACAGAGTAAAAGTTAGCAATGGCAATGGCAGCTTCAACCAGATAAAGTTTGGATTGATGTATCCCAGTACAGCTTCATACCAATTTCCGATGTTCCAAAATCTTGGGAGTATTGAAAGAATACTTGAAGTAGAGCAATGGGGAAATATTCAGTGGACATCAATGTACAGTGCATTTGCAAATTGTGAACACTTAAAAATCACAGCAACAGATTTACCCAATTTTAATAATGTTACAGATGTCTCTTATATGTTTTATAAAATTCCTAATCTCGTTGCACATGCATCAATGGGAAATTGGAACATGTCAACAATTAAAAATTTTCAGGCAATGTTTGGTGGCTCATCGGGCGATCTAATTACTGATACATTTAATGCACCTATTTATTCTTGGAATATCTCTTCCGCAGAAAACCTCAGCCATATGTTTGAGGGAAGATTCGCATTCAACCAGAATATCAATAATTGGAATACCACCAATGTTAAAAACATGAGCTATATGTTTGCCGGCTGTGAGGCTTTTAACCAACCTCTAAATAACTGGAATACTTCTAACGTTACAAACATGTCGAATATGTTTCAGAGTAGTAATTTTAATCAACCAATTAACAGCTGGAATACATCTAAAGTAACAGATATTTCCGGTATGTTTCATGATGCAGATTATTTTAACCAACCCCTTGTTTCCTGGAACACCAATAAACTTGAAAATATGAACAGTGCATTTGTGGGAGCAGACAGTTTTGATCAAAGCCTCGGAAGCTGGGATTTAAGCTCGCTTACGAATGCGACTCTTGCTATTAGCGGAACGGCAATGAGCTGCATTAATTACAGCAACACTCTTACAGGATGGGCACTAAACCCCAATACAGCCAACAATATTTCGTTGGGTCCGTTGCTTATGCTTTCCTATTCTCCAGATGTCATTACAGACAGAAATACACTAATCAGTAAAGGCTGGCAAATTTTCGGAGACACCTTAGGAACCTGCGTAACAAAAGAAGGTCTTGGAACTTCAGAAACAGTTTCTTTAAAATCTTCTGTTTATCCAAATCCTGCACATCACATTATTTATTTAAAAAATATGTCTGCTGCAACAAACTTTATCATAACAGATCTGAGTAGTAGAATAATGATGAAAGATATAGTAAAAGAAGATTTTATCAATATTCAAAACCTTACTTCTGGAACTTACATTTTACAAATCATTACAAAAGAAAAAACAGAATCTTTCAAATTCATCAAAAAATAA
- the yiaA gene encoding inner membrane protein YiaA, with the protein MKKQGVSNAFVAASWVALAAGMIGFIVGLARAEMQLNEKGYYFTILLYGLFAVVSLQKAVRDRLENIKVTDIYYGICWFATLSSIVLLAIGLWNATILPSEKGFYGFAFLLALFGAIAVQKNTRDNMTQE; encoded by the coding sequence ATGAAAAAACAAGGAGTTTCAAATGCATTCGTAGCCGCATCTTGGGTGGCGCTCGCTGCAGGAATGATAGGATTTATCGTAGGGCTCGCGAGAGCTGAAATGCAGCTTAACGAAAAAGGATATTACTTTACCATACTGCTTTACGGTTTGTTTGCGGTAGTTTCTCTACAGAAAGCTGTTCGTGACCGATTAGAAAACATCAAAGTAACCGATATCTATTACGGGATTTGCTGGTTTGCCACATTATCATCGATTGTTTTACTGGCAATTGGTCTTTGGAATGCGACCATTCTTCCTAGTGAAAAAGGTTTTTATGGTTTTGCATTTTTACTGGCTTTATTTGGTGCAATAGCCGTCCAGAAAAACACCCGAGACAATATGACTCAGGAATAA
- a CDS encoding FUSC family protein yields MNYSAELKKIVTSQYVYSSIRITLATVIPCLVLSYFGLLKEYFLFPLGTSFVALTDQPGPFIRRRNSLTFAIFCFVVVASIASLVKGIIPLVLLEVIVFGMFFSLIGVYGQRLAAVGSLALVVLAIFIDGHLTGANILKSLLIFAAGCIWFLLIFLIVTTIQPYKLASQMIGENYLQLAEFLKIKANYYQKNPDFDKLSLQIIAKQIGIKNLQEETRETVFKTRTIVNESTTISRLLMLMFLNSMDLHEKLMTSESDYKKLQESFKDTTILVKIHDYLNILSEEIANIGISLQSSARAKPISDLEVHFHELNVHYYELRNKEMTPENLENFMILRQIMMRINEITKEINEIYKVFSQNVKLAKSLSTGLDLKKFMPKEEKINFKVLKSNISLTSSHFRHAIRITIALLIGYLVSLLPFLVIGHTYWILITIVAILKPAYSITKQRNLLRFYGTVAGAVIAYGLLHFIHINAVLFGILLISMILCFSLLKGKYFWAVLFMTIYVFMSFNFLNPGNVNVIFKDRIVDTFIAGIIAFLVSYIVLPVWEHTQNLDLMKKSAESNLTYFHSVMSKFLNENFDVENYKVKRKNAIISLANLSDNFQRMISDPKNQQKKLEVVHQFVATSHLITAYTASLSQYAKSNQQYPEIDSESWSKKIESEMNQVSAILNGDKISETLRMDSRLEPEESSIEDMLHKRKTELLENEHFDIRDPNKISHLTELKNIHDVLELIYDVAKEQRKVIEKYRNEEKTTLPQS; encoded by the coding sequence ATGAACTATTCTGCGGAGCTTAAAAAAATCGTTACCAGCCAATATGTGTATTCTTCGATACGAATTACATTGGCGACGGTGATTCCGTGTTTAGTTCTCTCCTATTTTGGTCTGCTCAAAGAATATTTCCTTTTTCCTTTGGGAACCAGCTTTGTGGCATTGACTGATCAGCCGGGACCATTTATCAGACGTAGAAATTCATTGACATTTGCTATTTTCTGCTTTGTCGTTGTTGCATCAATTGCGAGTTTGGTGAAAGGCATTATTCCGCTTGTTCTTCTCGAAGTTATTGTTTTCGGAATGTTTTTCTCATTAATCGGAGTTTACGGACAAAGATTAGCGGCCGTAGGCTCGTTAGCCTTAGTCGTTTTAGCCATTTTTATCGACGGTCATTTAACAGGAGCCAATATTCTTAAAAGCTTACTTATTTTCGCAGCCGGATGCATCTGGTTTTTGTTGATTTTCCTTATCGTTACAACGATTCAGCCTTATAAACTGGCAAGTCAGATGATCGGTGAAAATTACCTTCAGCTTGCTGAATTCCTTAAAATAAAAGCAAATTATTATCAGAAAAATCCTGATTTCGACAAGTTAAGTTTACAAATAATTGCCAAACAGATCGGCATAAAAAATCTTCAGGAGGAAACACGGGAAACCGTTTTTAAAACCAGAACCATCGTTAACGAATCTACAACAATCAGCAGATTATTGATGCTGATGTTCCTGAATTCTATGGATCTTCACGAAAAGTTGATGACCTCTGAAAGCGATTACAAAAAGCTGCAGGAAAGTTTTAAAGACACTACAATCCTGGTAAAAATACACGATTATCTGAATATTCTTTCAGAAGAAATTGCCAACATCGGGATCTCTTTACAAAGCAGCGCCCGCGCAAAACCTATTTCCGATCTGGAAGTACATTTTCATGAGCTCAATGTACATTACTACGAATTGCGAAATAAAGAAATGACGCCCGAAAATCTGGAAAACTTCATGATTCTACGCCAGATTATGATGCGTATCAATGAAATTACCAAAGAGATCAATGAGATTTATAAAGTTTTTTCACAGAACGTAAAGCTGGCGAAAAGTCTTTCTACAGGTTTAGATTTAAAGAAATTTATGCCTAAAGAAGAAAAAATCAATTTTAAGGTTTTAAAAAGCAATATTTCTCTTACCTCATCCCATTTCAGGCATGCAATAAGAATCACCATCGCTCTCTTAATCGGTTATCTGGTTTCTCTGCTGCCATTCCTGGTAATTGGGCATACCTATTGGATTTTAATCACCATTGTTGCAATCTTAAAACCTGCCTACTCTATTACCAAACAGAGAAATTTGCTGCGTTTTTACGGCACCGTTGCCGGAGCAGTGATTGCTTATGGCTTATTGCATTTCATTCATATTAATGCTGTGCTTTTCGGTATTCTTTTAATTAGTATGATTTTGTGTTTCAGCTTATTAAAAGGTAAATATTTCTGGGCAGTTTTATTTATGACAATTTATGTTTTTATGAGTTTTAATTTCTTAAATCCTGGAAACGTAAATGTCATTTTTAAAGATAGAATTGTAGATACTTTTATCGCAGGAATTATTGCTTTTTTGGTTTCATACATTGTACTTCCGGTTTGGGAACATACGCAAAATTTAGATTTAATGAAAAAATCTGCAGAATCTAATCTCACGTATTTTCACAGCGTGATGTCTAAGTTTCTGAACGAAAATTTCGATGTAGAAAACTATAAAGTTAAACGTAAAAACGCGATCATTTCATTAGCCAATCTTTCGGATAATTTCCAGAGAATGATTTCTGATCCAAAAAATCAGCAGAAAAAACTGGAAGTTGTGCATCAGTTTGTAGCAACATCACATCTTATTACAGCTTATACCGCTTCGTTGTCACAATATGCCAAAAGTAATCAGCAATACCCCGAAATAGATTCTGAAAGCTGGAGTAAAAAGATAGAATCAGAAATGAATCAGGTTTCGGCAATACTTAATGGAGATAAAATTTCAGAAACATTAAGAATGGACAGCCGTCTGGAGCCTGAAGAATCGTCAATCGAAGATATGCTTCACAAAAGAAAAACCGAACTTCTGGAAAATGAGCATTTCGACATAAGAGATCCGAATAAAATCTCTCACTTAACAGAATTGAAGAACATTCATGATGTTTTAGAACTTATTTATGATGTTGCTAAAGAACAGCGAAAAGTAATCGAGAAGTACAGAAACGAAGAGAAGACTACTCTTCCACAATCGTAA
- a CDS encoding 5-(carboxyamino)imidazole ribonucleotide synthase — MKIGILGGGQLGRMFIQEALKYDDEFYTLDPASDAPCHNISHFTQGSFNDYETVLNFGKDKDVVTIEIEHVNADALAELEKQGVKVVPNAQIIKTIQQKILQKQFYKAHDIPSPDFEIMDGSSDEIKIPLPFVQKMNTGGYDGKGVQVIRTNEDMKNLWIQDSVLEKLVDIDKELSVIVAKNENGETQIFPVTEMVADPKLNLLDFNICPVFLSEEIEDQIDSITEKFLNAVNSPGLFAIELFLDKEGKVWVNETAPRLHNSGHQSQEGNANSQFEQMYRVVKNLPLADTDAVIYSGMLNLVGAEGFSGKVIYEGMEDVLKLPETYIHLYGKTETKPGRKMGHINVLAESREELMEKLIQVKAMVRVIA, encoded by the coding sequence ATGAAAATAGGAATTTTGGGAGGCGGACAGCTTGGAAGAATGTTTATTCAGGAAGCGCTGAAGTATGATGATGAATTTTACACTTTAGATCCGGCATCAGATGCGCCTTGTCATAATATTTCGCATTTTACGCAAGGAAGTTTCAATGATTATGAAACAGTTTTGAATTTTGGGAAAGATAAAGATGTTGTAACAATCGAAATCGAGCATGTAAATGCAGATGCATTGGCTGAACTTGAAAAACAAGGCGTGAAAGTGGTGCCTAATGCGCAAATCATTAAAACCATTCAGCAAAAGATTCTTCAAAAGCAATTTTATAAGGCTCATGATATTCCAAGTCCTGATTTTGAAATTATGGACGGTAGCTCAGATGAAATAAAAATACCACTTCCTTTTGTACAGAAAATGAATACAGGCGGTTACGACGGAAAAGGAGTTCAGGTTATTCGTACCAATGAAGACATGAAAAATCTTTGGATACAGGATTCTGTTCTTGAAAAACTGGTTGATATCGACAAAGAACTTTCGGTAATTGTTGCTAAAAACGAAAACGGAGAAACTCAAATTTTTCCTGTAACGGAAATGGTTGCAGATCCTAAGTTGAATTTGCTTGATTTTAATATTTGTCCGGTTTTTTTGAGTGAAGAAATTGAAGATCAAATCGATTCAATTACTGAGAAATTCCTGAATGCCGTTAATTCTCCGGGACTTTTTGCGATTGAATTATTTTTAGATAAAGAAGGAAAAGTTTGGGTCAATGAAACGGCTCCGAGGCTTCACAATTCAGGACATCAAAGTCAGGAAGGAAATGCCAATTCGCAATTCGAACAGATGTATCGCGTGGTAAAAAATCTTCCTTTAGCTGATACAGATGCCGTTATTTACAGCGGAATGCTGAATTTAGTCGGAGCAGAAGGCTTTTCAGGAAAAGTAATTTATGAAGGAATGGAAGACGTTTTAAAACTTCCGGAAACCTACATTCACCTTTACGGAAAAACAGAAACCAAACCCGGAAGAAAAATGGGACACATCAATGTTTTGGCAGAATCCAGAGAAGAATTGATGGAGAAACTGATACAGGTAAAAGCGATGGTAAGAGTGATTGCTTAA
- the purE gene encoding 5-(carboxyamino)imidazole ribonucleotide mutase, producing MVGIIMGSQSDLPIMELAANFLKSLDIPYELTVVSAHRTPERMFDYAKTAKERGLKVIIAGAGGAAHLPGMVASCTTLPVIGVPILSSNSIDGWDSVLSILQMPGGIPVATVALNGALNAGILAAKILGSGNEEIAEKLQVYQDTLKDKVLGTVDDIKAKHPNQYDN from the coding sequence ATGGTAGGAATTATTATGGGAAGTCAGAGTGACTTACCGATTATGGAATTAGCGGCTAATTTTTTGAAAAGTTTAGACATTCCTTACGAACTGACCGTGGTTTCGGCTCACAGAACTCCAGAAAGAATGTTTGATTATGCAAAAACTGCAAAAGAAAGAGGGTTGAAGGTCATTATTGCTGGAGCGGGCGGAGCTGCTCACCTTCCCGGAATGGTTGCAAGCTGTACTACTTTACCGGTAATCGGAGTTCCTATACTTTCCAGCAATTCTATTGATGGCTGGGATTCTGTTTTGTCTATTTTACAAATGCCGGGCGGAATTCCTGTAGCTACCGTTGCATTAAACGGCGCACTGAATGCCGGGATTTTAGCTGCCAAAATTTTAGGAAGCGGAAACGAAGAAATTGCAGAAAAACTACAGGTTTACCAAGATACTTTGAAAGATAAAGTTTTGGGTACCGTGGATGATATTAAAGCAAAGCATCCTAACCAATATGATAATTAA
- a CDS encoding HugZ family pyridoxamine 5'-phosphate oxidase, whose amino-acid sequence MNHTHAQEEAQRQAKPLAPKVKELVERTKSIILATVDGEGTPNSSYAPFVQVENTFYILVSFMAKHTKNLADGRKTSIMFIEDESATKQIYARERLTIEASTSQVERDSEIWNTVVSQLKETHGKVVDVISEMKDFILIGLHPVKGSYVNGFGSAYFVDENLQIMEHRNDQNHQSK is encoded by the coding sequence ATGAATCATACACATGCGCAGGAAGAAGCCCAAAGACAGGCAAAGCCTCTTGCTCCCAAAGTAAAAGAATTGGTTGAAAGAACAAAAAGTATCATTCTGGCGACGGTAGACGGAGAAGGAACACCCAATTCTAGCTATGCCCCTTTTGTACAGGTAGAAAATACATTCTATATTTTGGTTTCTTTCATGGCAAAACATACCAAAAATCTTGCTGACGGAAGAAAAACGTCGATTATGTTTATCGAAGATGAATCTGCTACAAAACAGATTTATGCTCGTGAAAGATTAACCATTGAGGCATCAACTTCGCAGGTAGAAAGAGATTCTGAGATTTGGAACACTGTTGTTTCTCAGTTAAAAGAAACGCACGGAAAAGTAGTAGATGTTATTTCTGAAATGAAAGATTTTATCCTGATCGGTCTTCATCCTGTAAAAGGTTCTTATGTAAACGGTTTCGGAAGCGCTTATTTTGTAGATGAAAATCTTCAGATTATGGAACATAGAAATGATCAGAATCATCAGTCGAAATAA
- a CDS encoding DMT family transporter, giving the protein MKNYKLTLAILTVAVVWGTTFLSIRVAVETIPAWFVAGIRQFLAAIIMMVILFYRKEFKWIGWKNLGYQIVFSTLMLVIANGMTTVAEETVTSSLASLVSACSPIVVFLGSVAIGLQKFSFRALVGIIMCFSGILFIFWDGLNDLSNPDYLVGVIFLFIAILGWASGTIFTKKLNIQSKNITLNLFYQFLFAGIVQICFAFLFSDSYQFENWSIKSISAMLYLSIFGSVAAFFAFHYALTRVSPVQVSILAYINTIISIFLSWLILDETISAKFIIAAILIIVGVFIINYNKELFKRKKITEEA; this is encoded by the coding sequence TTGAAAAATTACAAACTTACTTTAGCCATCCTCACTGTAGCCGTTGTTTGGGGAACTACTTTTTTATCTATTCGTGTGGCTGTCGAGACCATTCCTGCGTGGTTTGTAGCAGGAATCCGCCAGTTTTTAGCCGCAATTATAATGATGGTGATCCTTTTTTACAGAAAAGAATTCAAATGGATTGGCTGGAAAAACCTAGGCTACCAAATTGTTTTTTCAACCTTAATGCTTGTTATCGCCAATGGAATGACCACTGTTGCTGAGGAAACCGTCACCAGCAGTCTGGCTTCATTAGTGAGTGCCTGCTCTCCCATCGTTGTATTTCTAGGAAGTGTGGCGATCGGATTACAGAAATTTAGTTTTCGCGCTTTAGTAGGGATAATAATGTGCTTCAGTGGTATTCTTTTTATATTTTGGGATGGCTTGAATGACCTTTCAAATCCTGATTATCTGGTAGGTGTCATCTTTCTTTTTATCGCAATTTTAGGATGGGCATCGGGAACTATTTTCACAAAAAAACTGAATATTCAGAGTAAAAACATAACCCTTAATCTTTTTTATCAATTTCTTTTTGCTGGAATAGTACAGATATGTTTTGCATTTCTATTTTCAGACTCCTATCAATTTGAAAACTGGAGTATAAAAAGTATTTCAGCAATGCTTTATTTATCTATTTTCGGTTCTGTGGCTGCTTTCTTTGCGTTTCATTATGCGTTAACACGAGTTTCTCCGGTTCAGGTTTCAATTTTAGCGTATATCAACACGATAATTTCAATATTCTTAAGCTGGCTGATTTTGGATGAAACGATTTCTGCTAAATTTATCATCGCAGCGATCTTGATTATTGTCGGGGTTTTTATCATTAATTATAATAAGGAGCTTTTTAAGAGAAAAAAGATTACTGAAGAAGCTTAA
- a CDS encoding 4'-phosphopantetheinyl transferase family protein: protein MPLYRDFSDDTATILVWKYDENEELNIDELLEPENADKVKDYHPKKLQEVLMVRKLLKSLKPNSKILYKEREPFLSPKDAEISITHSFPFAAIAISKNKIGIDIEKFNPKILRVIDKFTYENERGFIPFDTEVVFYTIIWSVKESMYKIHHSKHWSLKKHYEVRPFELKYLHHIKCRVHDDQISDELKARVEFFDEYCFTIVEE from the coding sequence ATGCCTCTTTACCGAGATTTTTCTGATGATACTGCAACTATTCTAGTCTGGAAATATGATGAGAATGAAGAGCTCAATATTGATGAGCTTTTAGAGCCTGAAAATGCCGATAAAGTGAAAGATTATCATCCTAAAAAATTGCAGGAGGTTTTAATGGTCAGAAAACTTTTGAAAAGTTTGAAACCCAACTCTAAAATTTTGTACAAAGAAAGAGAGCCTTTCTTGTCTCCCAAAGATGCCGAAATTTCGATTACCCATTCTTTTCCTTTTGCGGCGATTGCTATTTCTAAGAATAAAATAGGAATTGATATTGAAAAATTTAATCCTAAAATTTTAAGGGTTATCGATAAATTCACGTACGAAAATGAAAGAGGATTTATCCCTTTTGATACAGAAGTTGTTTTTTATACCATTATCTGGAGCGTGAAGGAAAGTATGTACAAGATTCATCATTCTAAGCACTGGTCGCTGAAAAAGCATTATGAAGTAAGACCTTTTGAATTAAAATATCTGCACCACATAAAATGCAGAGTTCATGATGATCAAATCTCAGATGAACTCAAGGCAAGAGTAGAGTTTTTTGATGAATACTGCTTTACGATTGTGGAAGAGTAG